One region of Acanthopagrus latus isolate v.2019 chromosome 24, fAcaLat1.1, whole genome shotgun sequence genomic DNA includes:
- the LOC119015448 gene encoding uncharacterized protein LOC119015448 isoform X2, with protein MDLLWIILPVLLGHVHAENVIEVKVLLGQSRTLNCSINDTQKIYWYLEIRSRFRALIVETMRDDPSDNMYYVHPSKTKYEAIEGRRLVIRNITAEDCRLYSCARRNSDNVIFIDTFSIVSDVSNQSEANYQAPVSSIWQSDLITCSSLGLNLVLLLVVTGLVSKSLCSKSQNCNNQLKESDGFNCENLETVETPQYEEIQLDRAGPPAAPPSECIYYKAQLPQATLPRH; from the exons ATGGATCTGCTTTGGATCATCCTCCCGGTGCTTCTGGGTCACGTTCATGCCGAGAACGTGATCGAGGTGAAGGTGCTGCTGGGTCAAAGCAGAACCTTAAACTGCTCCATTAATGACACGCAGAAGATCTACTGGTACCTGGAGATACGCAGCCGGTTCAGAGCTCTCATTGTTGAAACGATGAGGGATGATCCCAGTGATAACATGTACTATGTTCATCCATCCAAAACCAAATATGAAGCCATCGAGGGAAGAAGACTTGTGATcagaaacatcacagcagaAGACTGCAGGCTGTATTCCTGCGCCAGGAGGAACAGCGACAACGTTATTTTCATCGACACGTTCAGCATCGTCTCAG ACGTTTCCAACCAGTCAGAGGCAAACTACCAAGCGCCCGTCAGCAGTATCTGGCAGAGTGACCTCATCACCTGCAGCTCGCTGGGTCTGAACCTCGTCCTCCTCTTAGTGGTTACAG GTTTGGTGTCTAAGTCTCTGTGTTCGAAGAGTCAGAACTGCAACAACCAGCTGAAAGAATCTGATGGCTTCAACTGTGAGAACCTGGAGACGGTGGAGACGCCGCAG taCGAGGAGATCCAGCTGGATCGAGCCGGCCCGCCTGCTGCGCCTCCTTCAGAGTGTATTTACTACAAAGCTCAGCTGCCTCAAGCGACGCTGCCTCGGCACTGA
- the LOC119015448 gene encoding uncharacterized protein LOC119015448 isoform X1: MDLLWIILPVLLGHVHAENVIEVKVLLGQSRTLNCSINDTQKIYWYLEIRSRFRALIVETMRDDPSDNMYYVHPSKTKYEAIEGRRLVIRNITAEDCRLYSCARRNSDNVIFIDTFSIVSALSSDVSNQSEANYQAPVSSIWQSDLITCSSLGLNLVLLLVVTGLVSKSLCSKSQNCNNQLKESDGFNCENLETVETPQYEEIQLDRAGPPAAPPSECIYYKAQLPQATLPRH, translated from the exons ATGGATCTGCTTTGGATCATCCTCCCGGTGCTTCTGGGTCACGTTCATGCCGAGAACGTGATCGAGGTGAAGGTGCTGCTGGGTCAAAGCAGAACCTTAAACTGCTCCATTAATGACACGCAGAAGATCTACTGGTACCTGGAGATACGCAGCCGGTTCAGAGCTCTCATTGTTGAAACGATGAGGGATGATCCCAGTGATAACATGTACTATGTTCATCCATCCAAAACCAAATATGAAGCCATCGAGGGAAGAAGACTTGTGATcagaaacatcacagcagaAGACTGCAGGCTGTATTCCTGCGCCAGGAGGAACAGCGACAACGTTATTTTCATCGACACGTTCAGCATCGTCTCAG CTCTTTCATCAGACGTTTCCAACCAGTCAGAGGCAAACTACCAAGCGCCCGTCAGCAGTATCTGGCAGAGTGACCTCATCACCTGCAGCTCGCTGGGTCTGAACCTCGTCCTCCTCTTAGTGGTTACAG GTTTGGTGTCTAAGTCTCTGTGTTCGAAGAGTCAGAACTGCAACAACCAGCTGAAAGAATCTGATGGCTTCAACTGTGAGAACCTGGAGACGGTGGAGACGCCGCAG taCGAGGAGATCCAGCTGGATCGAGCCGGCCCGCCTGCTGCGCCTCCTTCAGAGTGTATTTACTACAAAGCTCAGCTGCCTCAAGCGACGCTGCCTCGGCACTGA
- the ftcd gene encoding formimidoyltransferase-cyclodeaminase: MAQLVECVPNFSEGRNKEVIDAIAAAISGSAGCSLLDVDPGASTNRTVYTFVGPPEAVVEGALNAARQAFSLIDMSKHSGEHPRTGAMDVCPFIPVQNVSMDDCVNCANVFGQKLAEMLHVPVYLYGEAARKETRRNLPSVRAGEYEALPEKLQRDDWAPDFGPAEFVPSWGATVTGARKFLIAYNVNLISTKEQAHRIALDIREQGRGKDQPGLLKKVQGMGWYLDEANLAQVSTNILDYELTPLHTVYEEICRNAEDLKLPVVGSQIVGLIPLRALLDSADFYINRDGLFIVEEEHKVRLVISKLGLDSLGAFDPKERIIEYMVRPQQDSRLVSLSLQQFVHSVGARTAAPGGGSVSAAIAALGAALGAMVGQMTYGKRQFENLDGVMRRLIPPFHQAMNELLLMVDADSSAFNSYMAALKMPKNTAEEIKRRAAAMQEGLQRAVGVPLALAERVSVLWPVLKEMVVYGNIACKSDAQVAAKALEAAVFGAYYNVTINLKDITDETFRTATQKRASALLQEAKESAAAVLHAAEKRN; the protein is encoded by the exons ATGGCTCAGCTGGTGGAGTGTGTCCCCAACTTCTCTGAGGGTCGAAACAAAGAG GTGATCGATGCCATCGCAGCCGCCATCTCAGGCAGCGCCGGCTGCAGCCTGCTGGACGTCGACCCCGGAGCCTCCACCAACCGGACCGTCTACACCTTCGTGGGCCCTCCGGAGGCCGTGGTGGAGGGAGCGCTGAACGCCGCCCGGCAGGCCTTCAGCCTCATCGACATGAGCAAACACTCAG GTGAGCATCCTCGGACCGGAGCGATGGACGTCTGTCCCTTCATCCCCGTCCAGAACGTCTCCATGGACGACTGCGTCAACTGCGCCAACGTGTTTGGACAGAAACTTGCAGAAATGCTGCACGTTCCTG TGTATCTTTACGGAGAAGCAGCACGAAAAGAAACGAGAAGAAATCTTCCATCTGTGCGAGCCGGAGAGTACGAAGCTTTACCTGAGAAG tTGCAGCGTGATGATTGGGCCCCGGACTTCGGTCCAGCCGAGTTCGTACCGTCATGGGGCGCCACGGTAACCGGCGCTCGCAAGTTCCTCATCGCCTACAACGTGAACCTGATCAGCACCAAGGAGCAGGCTCATCGCATCGCTCTGGACATCCGGGAGCAGGGCCGGGGGAAAGAccag CCCGGGCTGCTGAAGAAGGTGCAGGGGATGGGCTGGTACCTGGATGAGGCCAACCTGGCTCAGGTGTCCACCAACATCCTGGACTACGAGCTGACGCCCCTCCACACCGTGTACGAGGAGATCTGCCGCAACGCCGAG GACCTGAAGCTGCCGGTGGTCGGCTCTCAGATCGTCGGTCTGATTCCTCTCAGGGCTCTGCTGGACTCCGCTGACTTCTACATCAACAGAGACGGACTCTTCATCGTGGAAGAGGAGCACAAAGTCCGGCTG GTGATCAGTAAACTCGGCCTCGACTCTCTCGGTGCATTCGACCCGAAGGAGAGAATCATCGA GTACATGGTGAGGCCACAGCAGGACAGCCggctggtgtctctgtctctgcagcagttCGTCCACAGTGTCGGCGCTCGGACGGCGGCTCCTGGTGGAGGATCGGTTTCTGCCGCCATCGCCGCTCTG gggGCAGCGCTGGGCGCCATGGTGGGTCAGATGACTTACGGGAAGAGGCAGTTTGAGAACCTGGACGGTGTGATGAGGAGGCTGATTCCTCCGTTTCATCAGGCCATGaacgagctgctgctgatggtggaCGCCGACTCGTCTGCCTTTAACAGCTACATG GCGGCGCTGAAAATGcccaaaaacacagctgaagaaataaaaag GCGAGCGGCTGCGATGCAGGAGGGTCTGCAGCGAGCAGTGGGCGTCCCGCTGGCGCTGGCCGAGCGGGTCAGCGTCCTCTGGCCGGTTCTTAAAGAAATGGTCGTCTACGGAAACATCGCCTGCAAGTCCGACGCTCAG gtggcAGCGAAGGCGTTGGAGGCGGCCGTGTTCGGCGCGTATTACAACGTCACCATCAACCTCAAAGACATCACAGACGAAACCTTCAGGACGGCT ACTCAGAAGAGAGCGTCGGCGTTGCTGCAGGAAGCGAAGGAGAGTGCCGCCGCCGTCCTCCACGCCGCCGAGAAGAGAAACTGA